The region GTCGAACAACAGGTTCTGTGACGCCTGTGCGTAACTCGACGGGTTCGAAGGGTTCCACTGAATGTTCGTCGGAACCTGATTCACACGGCTTATGTGTTTCTTGTCGTATATCTGCGACCCGTCGCCGGTTCCGTCTCCGCCGTTGTCGTCGTCACCCCCGCCGCTACACCCGGCCAGCGCGGCGGCGCCAGCGGTCCCGGCCATCGCGAGGAGATGCCGACGGCTATATACGTCACTACGACTCGTGGAATCGTCTCTCATGGTCCAATAGAACCAGAACATTAGTCATAGATAAATGTTTGCACACCATCAACCATTACGCTCCGTTCGGGACGAAAAGCGACGTACGGGATAGGACGACGGTACTCGTCCCGAACGAACCGGTTTGCGAACTTTCTTGACGGAATCGGACGATACGCCGGTATGAACGAATACGACCGGTTCTGGGAGCTCGTCTACGGCGCTCGACGGTACCTCCAGTTGCTGTTGTTCTTCCTCCTGTTCCTCCTCGTACTTTCGGGGGCCGCACTCGTCTTCGGACAGTCGAACCCCGCGTCGGCCGCGATGCTCCTGGTCGATTTCGCACTCATCGTCGGCCTCGGGGCGGTCGTCGCCGGTGTGTATTGGTACAGCGTCCGTCGATACGCGAGACGGTAATCCGCCCGAACCGACCGTCCGCCGTCACGCGGTTCGAGAATCGTCGGCCGTCCCGTCCGCTGTCGTCCGCGCCAACGACCGAATCTCGTCGTCGAGCGGTGCGTCCCCGTCGGCGAACTCGCGGAGCGGTTCGACAGCGGTCGGGTCGCCGACGTTACCTAACGCACTGACGGCGTGAACCTGTACGGCCCTGTCCGGGACCGAGAGGCGGTCACACAGCGGTTCGACCGCATTCTCCACGGCCTCCGGATTCGCCTCGGAAATCATGTTCACCGCGCAAACGCTCGCCGACAGCACCGCACCGGACCCGTCCTCGATGAGGGCGACGAACCGCGATGCGTGCGGGCGAACCGACTCGGGGTCGATGGTTGCGACCTCGTAGACGACGTTCGCGACGACGGTTCGAGCGGTGATTTGCCGTCGCAGTTCCTCCCGATAAACGTCGGTCACGTGTGCCCGCGGTTCCGCATCGTTCGAAAACGCGTCCGCTCCGCCAGCGGTCGGGTCCGTGGGTTCGGTTTCCATGGCCGTGACGAGTTCGCCGACGTGCGGGACGAACCACTCGGCGCGTTCGACCGCCAGCACC is a window of Haladaptatus paucihalophilus DX253 DNA encoding:
- a CDS encoding HEAT repeat domain-containing protein, yielding MTGDNDEITALDPETVSPGDVDTEGLRAALEREDNLVRTHAARLVSAVAERDLDSVEPLVPTLVGALDDDRIVVLRESLVVLAAIAEDSPEAVREAIPSLCSLLEHETPLIPALASEVVRVLAVERAEWFVPHVGELVTAMETEPTDPTAGGADAFSNDAEPRAHVTDVYREELRRQITARTVVANVVYEVATIDPESVRPHASRFVALIEDGSGAVLSASVCAVNMISEANPEAVENAVEPLCDRLSVPDRAVQVHAVSALGNVGDPTAVEPLREFADGDAPLDDEIRSLARTTADGTADDSRTA